A window from Lepus europaeus isolate LE1 chromosome 20, mLepTim1.pri, whole genome shotgun sequence encodes these proteins:
- the LOC133749758 gene encoding desumoylating isopeptidase 1-like, which produces MEPPNLYPVKLYVYDLSKGLARRLSPIMLGKQLEGIWHTSIVVHKHEFFGSGGVSSCPPGGTLLGPADSVVDVGSTEVTEEIFLEYLSSLGESLFRGEACNLSEHNCNTFSNEVAQFLTGRKIPSYITDLPSEVLSTPFGQALRPLLDSIQIQPPGGSTVGRPYSQS; this is translated from the coding sequence ATGGAGCCGCCGAATCTCTATCCGGTGAAGCTCTACGTGTACGACCTGTCCAAGGGCCTGGCCCGGCGACTCAGCCCCATCATGCTGGGGAAACAACTGGAAGGCATCTGGCATACCTCCATAGTTGTGCACAAGCACGAGTTCTTTGGCAGTGGTGGGGTCTCCAGCTGCCCGCCGGGAGGGACGTTGCTTGGGCCCGCAGACTCTGTGGTTGATGTGGGCAGCACagaagtcacagaagaaatctttCTGGAGTACCTGTCCTCCCTGGGGGAGTCTCTGTTCCGAGGTGAGGCCTGCAACCTCTCTGAACACAACTGTAACACCTTCAGCAACGAAGTGGCACAGTTCCTGACGGGGCGAAAAATCCCATCTTACATCACTGACCTGCCCTCTGAAGTTCTCTCCACGCCCTTCGGACAAGCACTTCGGCCCCTcctggactccatccagatccAGCCTCCTGGGGGGAGCACCGTGGGCAGACCCTACAGCCAGAGCTAA